One Fictibacillus halophilus genomic window, AAGAATTGATCAGATGTCAAAGAAACGTGGATTGCATCTGACACTAGATGGCATTCATTTGAATAGCAAAGGCGCTCAAATTGTTGCAGACGAATATGCTGCAATAATTGATCAACATCAATGTATCGATAAGAACGCTATAAAGTAATCTTGGAATAAAAACGAGTAAATAGAGGTGGTTGATCTGATGGATAAACGGAGGGTTGCAATTGTAACGGGTGGTGCTTCAGGAATCGGTTACGCTCTTTGTAAGGAGCTCGTCTCACAAAACGTATTTGTCATCATCACGGATATCAATCGTGAATTAGGCAAACAAGTTGAAGAGAAATTAAACAGTGGTGCCATAAATACAAGATTTCAGTATTTAGACGTAACCGATGCAGAACGTGTAGAGAAAATAGTTAAAGAGGTATATCAGGAGTTTGGAAGGCTAGATTATCTTTTTAACAATGCTGGCATCGCGATGTACGGTGAATTGTATGATACAACGTTAGATGATTGGAATACAATTATGACCGTTAACCTTTGGGGAGTTATCTACGGAACTAATGTGGCCTATCGATTAATGAAACAACAAGGATTTGGCCATATTGTAAACACAGCTTCAGCTGCAGGGCTTGGTCCTTCGCCTGTTTCTGCAGCTTACGGAACCACGAAACATGCAGTAGTTGGGTTAACAACATCCCTACATTATGAGGCAGAAGAATTCGGTATTAAAGTGAGCACGCTTTGTCCAACATTTGTGGACACACCAATTTTTGAGAAAGCAAAAGCAATTCACATTGATAAAGATGTAATTTTGAAACAATTTCAAAAACAGAAGATGATGTCTCCAGAAAAACTAGCAAAAATCACACTAGACGGTATACATAAAAATAAGCCTATTATATGCCCTATGCCCTTTCGAAGAACAATGGACGTCTTTTTTACTCTAGTCCCCATAGCGCATAGAGGATTAATGAGGTTAGTTTGCAGAGTAAGCAGAAAAGCAAGGCTAACTTAAAAAACCCATAAAGTGGACTGCTAACGTTCTAGAGCAGTTCATTTTTTTATTCTTCGTTATAATATAAGTAATCTAACTTTTGGAGGAGTAACCGTGAAAACCATTTTAATCGTGGAGGACGAACCAAAGCTATTGGAGGTTGTCTCTTCTTATCTGAAGAAGGAAGGGTTTAACACTTTAGAAGCTCTGACTGCTAACGAAGCAATCCATTTTGTAACAAATAACTCTGTAGATTTTGTGATTCTTGACCTTATGTTGCCAGATATGAGCGGAGAAGCACTCTGTCAGAGAATTAGACAGACACATACATTACCCATTTTAATGTTGACTGCAAAGGTGAGTGAAGAAGATCGCATCAACGGGTTATCGCTCGGTGCAGATGATTATATGGTGAAACCTTTTAGTCCGCGCGAGCTTGTTTTACGAGTTAAAACGATTCTACGTCGGTCAGGAGAAGAGGGCTTATTGGCTGAGCAGATTACATATAACAGAGGAGAGCTTAAAGTAGATACTCGTAAACAAGAAGTTTACAAACATGGAAATCTAGTCAATCTTACACCGAATGAATATAAGCTATTGCTGACATTTGGCAGACATCCGAATCGCGTTTTTTCACGAGAAGAACTAGTTGAGAAGATTCT contains:
- a CDS encoding response regulator transcription factor, whose translation is MKTILIVEDEPKLLEVVSSYLKKEGFNTLEALTANEAIHFVTNNSVDFVILDLMLPDMSGEALCQRIRQTHTLPILMLTAKVSEEDRINGLSLGADDYMVKPFSPRELVLRVKTILRRSGEEGLLAEQITYNRGELKVDTRKQEVYKHGNLVNLTPNEYKLLLTFGRHPNRVFSREELVEKILGFDYEGDSRTIDQHVKNLRYKVEEDSKKPRYIVTVFGVGYKFTGGRHV
- a CDS encoding SDR family NAD(P)-dependent oxidoreductase, producing MDKRRVAIVTGGASGIGYALCKELVSQNVFVIITDINRELGKQVEEKLNSGAINTRFQYLDVTDAERVEKIVKEVYQEFGRLDYLFNNAGIAMYGELYDTTLDDWNTIMTVNLWGVIYGTNVAYRLMKQQGFGHIVNTASAAGLGPSPVSAAYGTTKHAVVGLTTSLHYEAEEFGIKVSTLCPTFVDTPIFEKAKAIHIDKDVILKQFQKQKMMSPEKLAKITLDGIHKNKPIICPMPFRRTMDVFFTLVPIAHRGLMRLVCRVSRKARLT